From Cronobacter turicensis z3032, the proteins below share one genomic window:
- the oppB gene encoding Oligopeptide transport system permease protein oppB → MLKFILRRCLEAIPTLFILITISFFMMRLAPGSPFTGERNLPPEVMANIEAKYHLNDPIMTQYFNYLKQLAKGDFGPSFKYKDYSVNDLVASSFPVSAKLGAAAFLLAVILGVAAGVMAALKQNTKWDFAVMGVAMTGVVIPSFVVAPLLVMIFAITLHWLPGGGWNGGALKFMILPMVALSLAYIASIARITRGSMIEVLHSNFIRTARAKGLPMRRIILRHALKPALLPVLSYLGPAFVGIITGSMVIETIYGLPGIGQLFVNGALNRDYSLVLSLTILVGALTILFNAIVDVLYAVIDPKIRY, encoded by the coding sequence ATGTTGAAATTTATTTTACGTCGCTGTCTGGAAGCGATTCCGACGCTGTTTATCCTTATTACTATTTCCTTCTTTATGATGCGTCTCGCGCCGGGGAGTCCTTTTACCGGCGAACGTAATTTGCCGCCGGAAGTGATGGCGAATATCGAGGCAAAATATCATCTTAATGACCCCATCATGACCCAGTACTTCAATTATCTGAAGCAACTGGCGAAAGGTGATTTCGGTCCGTCCTTTAAATATAAGGACTATTCGGTTAACGATCTGGTGGCTTCCAGTTTCCCGGTTTCTGCGAAATTAGGGGCTGCGGCGTTTTTACTGGCCGTTATTTTAGGCGTAGCGGCAGGTGTTATGGCCGCGCTCAAGCAAAACACGAAATGGGATTTCGCCGTCATGGGGGTGGCGATGACGGGCGTGGTCATACCGAGCTTCGTGGTCGCGCCGCTGCTGGTCATGATCTTTGCCATTACGCTGCACTGGTTGCCGGGCGGCGGCTGGAACGGCGGGGCGCTGAAATTCATGATCCTGCCGATGGTCGCGCTGTCGCTGGCTTACATCGCCAGTATCGCGCGTATCACCCGCGGTTCGATGATCGAAGTGTTGCACTCCAACTTTATTCGTACCGCCCGCGCCAAAGGGCTGCCGATGCGCCGCATTATACTGCGTCACGCGCTGAAGCCTGCGCTGCTGCCGGTGCTCTCCTATCTGGGGCCGGCATTTGTCGGGATCATCACCGGTTCGATGGTAATCGAAACCATCTACGGCCTGCCGGGCATCGGCCAGCTGTTCGTGAACGGCGCGCTGAACCGCGACTACTCGCTGGTACTGAGCCTGACGATTCTGGTCGGCGCGCTGACCATTCTGTTTAACGCGATCGTCGATGTGCTGTATGCCGTTATCGATCCGAAAATTCGTTACTGA
- the oppA gene encoding Periplasmic oligopeptide-binding protein encodes MADAKAPALHRSPSGENGLTFVSNNNEWSTNTMSIITKKSLVAAGILSALIAGNAMAANIPAGVQLAEKQTLVRNNGSEVQSLDPHKIEGVPESNINRDLFEGLLVTDVEGHPSAGVAEKWENKDFKVWTFHLRKDAKWSNGEPVTAQDFVYSWQRLADPKTASPYESYLQYGHITNIDDIIAGKKPATDLGVKAIDDHTLEVTLSEPVPYFYKLLVHSSMSPVPKATVEKFGEKWTQPVNIVSNGAYKLKSWVVNERIVLERNTNYWDNAKTVINEVTYLPISSEVTDVNRYRSGEIDMTYNNMPIELFQKLKKEIPKEVHVDPYLCTYYYEINNQKAPFNDPRVRTALKLGLDRDIIVHKVKNQGDLPAYGYTPPYTDGAKFTEPAWFKMTQEQRNAEAKKLLAEAGYTADKPLTFDLLYNTSDLHKKLAIAAASIWKKNLGVNVKLENQEWKTFLDTRHQGNFDVARAGWCADYNEPTSFLNTMLSNSSNNTSHYKSEAFDKVMQETLQVSDESQRSELYNKAEQQLDKDSVIVPVYYYVNARLVKPWVGGYTGKDPLDNVYVKNLYIIKH; translated from the coding sequence CTGGCGGACGCGAAAGCTCCTGCGCTGCACAGGTCCCCATCAGGGGAGAACGGGCTGACTTTCGTCAGTAATAATAATGAGTGGAGTACCAACACAATGTCCATCATCACAAAAAAAAGTCTGGTAGCAGCGGGAATTCTTTCTGCGCTAATCGCGGGAAACGCAATGGCTGCGAATATTCCTGCGGGTGTGCAACTGGCGGAAAAACAAACGCTGGTGCGCAACAACGGTTCAGAAGTGCAGTCGCTTGACCCGCATAAAATTGAAGGCGTGCCTGAGTCCAACATCAACCGCGACCTGTTCGAAGGCCTGCTGGTAACGGATGTGGAAGGCCACCCGAGCGCGGGCGTTGCCGAAAAGTGGGAAAACAAAGATTTTAAAGTCTGGACCTTCCATCTGCGTAAAGACGCCAAATGGTCCAACGGCGAGCCGGTTACGGCACAGGATTTCGTCTACAGCTGGCAGCGCCTGGCTGACCCGAAAACCGCTTCTCCGTATGAAAGCTATCTGCAATACGGTCATATTACCAATATCGACGACATCATCGCCGGTAAAAAACCTGCCACCGATCTTGGCGTAAAAGCGATCGACGACCATACGCTGGAAGTGACCCTCAGCGAGCCGGTCCCGTATTTCTACAAACTGCTGGTGCACTCTTCAATGTCTCCGGTGCCTAAAGCCACCGTTGAGAAATTTGGCGAGAAATGGACCCAGCCGGTGAACATCGTGTCTAACGGCGCGTACAAACTGAAATCCTGGGTGGTGAACGAGCGCATCGTGCTTGAGCGCAACACCAACTACTGGGATAACGCGAAAACCGTTATCAACGAAGTGACCTATCTGCCTATCTCTTCTGAAGTCACCGACGTTAACCGCTACCGCAGCGGCGAAATCGACATGACCTATAACAACATGCCGATTGAACTGTTCCAGAAGCTGAAAAAAGAGATCCCGAAAGAAGTGCACGTCGACCCGTATCTGTGCACTTACTATTACGAAATCAACAACCAGAAAGCGCCGTTTAACGATCCGCGCGTACGTACCGCGCTGAAGCTGGGTCTGGATCGCGATATCATCGTCCATAAAGTGAAAAACCAGGGCGACCTGCCAGCCTATGGTTACACCCCGCCTTACACCGACGGTGCGAAATTCACCGAACCGGCCTGGTTCAAAATGACCCAGGAACAACGTAACGCCGAAGCGAAAAAACTGCTGGCCGAAGCGGGCTATACCGCCGACAAGCCGCTGACATTCGATCTGCTTTACAACACCTCCGATCTGCACAAAAAACTGGCGATTGCGGCTGCGTCCATCTGGAAGAAAAACCTGGGCGTGAACGTGAAACTGGAAAACCAGGAGTGGAAAACCTTCCTGGATACCCGTCATCAGGGCAACTTTGACGTGGCGCGTGCGGGCTGGTGTGCGGATTACAACGAACCGACGTCCTTCCTGAACACCATGCTGTCCAACAGCTCAAACAATACCTCGCATTACAAGAGCGAAGCGTTCGATAAAGTGATGCAGGAAACGCTGCAGGTGAGCGACGAAAGCCAGCGCAGCGAACTCTACAATAAAGCGGAGCAGCAACTGGATAAAGATTCCGTCATCGTGCCGGTCTATTACTACGTGAACGCCCGTCTGGTGAAACCGTGGGTAGGTGGTTATACCGGTAAAGACCCGCTGGATAATGTCTACGTTAAAAACCTGTATATTATCAAACATTAA
- the oppD gene encoding Oligopeptide transport ATP-binding protein oppD, translated as MLDVKDLRVTFETPDGDVTAVNDLNFSLRAGETLGIVGESGSGKSQTAFALMGLLAANGRIGGSAKFNGREILNLPERELNRLRAEQISMIFQDPMTSLNPYMRVGEQLMEVLMLHKSMSKAEAFEESVRMLDAVKMPEARKRMRMYPHEFSGGMRQRVMIAMALLCRPKLLIADEPTTALDVTVQAQIMTLLNELKREFNTAIIMITHDLGVVAGICNKVLVMYAGRTMEYGAARDVFYDPAHPYSIGLLNAVPRLDAEGESLLTIPGNPPNLLRLPKGCPFQPRCPHAMEICSTTPPLEAFAPGRLRACFKPVEELK; from the coding sequence CTGCTTGACGTTAAAGATTTACGCGTCACATTTGAAACTCCGGATGGCGATGTCACCGCCGTCAACGACCTGAACTTCAGCCTGCGCGCCGGGGAAACGCTTGGCATCGTCGGCGAATCCGGCTCCGGCAAATCTCAGACGGCGTTCGCGCTGATGGGCCTGCTTGCCGCCAACGGCCGCATCGGCGGGTCGGCGAAGTTCAACGGCCGTGAAATCCTCAACCTGCCGGAGCGCGAGTTAAACCGCCTGCGCGCCGAGCAGATTTCGATGATTTTCCAGGATCCGATGACCTCGCTGAACCCGTATATGCGTGTTGGCGAGCAGCTGATGGAAGTGTTGATGCTGCATAAGAGCATGAGCAAAGCCGAAGCGTTTGAGGAATCGGTCCGAATGCTGGACGCGGTTAAAATGCCGGAAGCGCGTAAGCGCATGCGCATGTATCCGCATGAATTCTCCGGCGGTATGCGCCAGCGCGTGATGATCGCCATGGCGCTGCTGTGTCGTCCTAAGCTCCTGATTGCCGATGAGCCGACCACCGCGCTCGACGTGACCGTTCAGGCGCAGATCATGACGCTGCTGAATGAGCTTAAGCGTGAATTCAACACCGCTATTATTATGATCACCCACGACCTCGGCGTGGTCGCGGGCATCTGTAATAAAGTGCTGGTGATGTATGCGGGCCGCACCATGGAATATGGCGCAGCGCGCGACGTGTTCTACGATCCGGCGCACCCGTATTCCATCGGTCTGCTCAACGCCGTCCCGCGCCTCGACGCGGAAGGCGAATCTCTGCTCACTATTCCGGGTAACCCGCCGAACCTGCTGCGACTGCCGAAAGGGTGTCCGTTCCAGCCGCGCTGTCCGCACGCGATGGAAATTTGCAGCACGACGCCGCCGCTGGAAGCGTTCGCCCCTGGCCGCCTGCGCGCCTGCTTTAAACCGGTGGAGGAGCTGAAATGA
- the adhE gene encoding Aldehyde-alcohol dehydrogenase → MAVTNVAELNALVERVKKAQREYANFTQEQVDKIFRAAALAAADARIPLAKMAVAESGMGIVEDKVIKNHFASEYIYNAYKDEKTCGILDEDDTFGTITIAEPIGIICGIVPTTNPTSTAIFKSLISLKTRNAIIFSPHPRAKDATNKAADIVLQAAIAAGAPKDLIGWIDQPSVELSNALMHHPDINLILATGGPGMVKAAYSSGKPAIGVGAGNTPVVIDETADIKRAVASILMSKTFDNGVICASEQSVIVVDSAYDAVRERFASHGGYLLQGAELKAVQNIILKNGGLNAAIVGQPAVKIAEMAGITVPSSTKILIGEVSLVDESEPFAHEKLSPTLAMYRAKDFEDAVEKAEKLVAMGGIGHTSCLYTDQDNQPARVSFFGDKMKTARILINTPASQGGIGDLYNFKLAPSLTLGCGSWGGNSISENVGPKHLINKKTVAKRAENMLWHKLPKSIYFRRGSLPIALDEVITDGHKRAMIVTDRFLFNNGYADQITSVLKAAGVETEVFFEVEADPTLSVVRKGAELMNSFKPDVIIALGGGSPMDAAKIMWVMYEHPETHFEELALRFMDIRKRIYKFPKMGVKAKMIAVTTTSGTGSEVTPFAVVTDDETGQKYPLADYALTPDMAIVDANLVMDMPKSLCAFGGLDAVTHALEAYVSVLASEFSDGQALQALKLLKENLPASYHEGSKNPVARERVHSAATIAGIAFANAFLGVCHSMAHKLGSQFHIPHGLANALLISNVIRYNANDNPTKQTAFSQYDRPQARRRYAEVADHLGLSAPGDRTAAKIEKLLAWLESIKAELGIPKSIREAGVQEADFLANVDKLSEDAFDDQCTGANPRYPLISELKQILLDSFYGREYKEGVETVQAEAAPAVKADKKAKKTV, encoded by the coding sequence ATGGCTGTTACTAATGTCGCTGAACTAAACGCCCTCGTAGAGCGCGTCAAGAAAGCCCAGCGTGAATATGCCAACTTCACCCAAGAACAGGTTGACAAAATCTTCCGCGCCGCCGCTCTGGCCGCTGCAGATGCTCGAATCCCCCTCGCTAAAATGGCCGTTGCCGAATCCGGAATGGGTATCGTCGAAGATAAAGTGATCAAAAACCACTTTGCTTCTGAATATATCTACAACGCCTATAAAGATGAGAAGACCTGCGGCATCCTCGATGAAGATGATACCTTCGGTACTATCACCATCGCTGAACCTATCGGTATTATCTGCGGTATCGTTCCGACGACTAACCCGACCTCTACCGCCATTTTTAAATCGCTGATCAGCCTCAAAACCCGTAACGCGATCATTTTCTCCCCGCATCCACGTGCGAAAGACGCAACCAATAAAGCTGCGGATATCGTACTGCAAGCGGCTATCGCAGCCGGCGCGCCGAAAGATCTGATCGGCTGGATTGACCAGCCTTCCGTTGAGCTGTCTAACGCGCTCATGCATCACCCGGATATCAACCTGATCCTGGCCACCGGTGGCCCAGGCATGGTGAAAGCAGCATACAGCTCCGGTAAACCGGCTATCGGTGTAGGCGCCGGTAACACCCCGGTGGTTATCGACGAAACTGCCGATATCAAACGTGCGGTCGCGTCTATCCTGATGTCCAAAACCTTCGACAACGGCGTTATCTGTGCATCAGAACAGTCCGTCATTGTTGTCGACTCTGCTTATGACGCGGTGCGCGAACGTTTTGCGAGCCACGGCGGCTACCTGCTGCAGGGCGCTGAACTGAAAGCCGTTCAAAATATCATCCTGAAAAATGGCGGTCTGAACGCAGCTATCGTTGGTCAACCGGCCGTTAAAATCGCGGAAATGGCAGGCATTACTGTGCCGTCCAGCACCAAGATTCTGATTGGTGAAGTTTCTCTGGTTGATGAAAGCGAGCCGTTCGCTCACGAGAAACTCTCCCCTACTCTTGCAATGTACCGCGCGAAAGATTTTGAAGATGCGGTAGAAAAAGCGGAAAAACTGGTAGCGATGGGCGGTATCGGTCACACCTCCTGCCTGTATACCGATCAGGATAACCAGCCAGCTCGCGTCTCCTTCTTCGGCGACAAAATGAAAACCGCGCGTATCCTTATCAACACGCCGGCTTCTCAGGGTGGTATCGGGGATCTCTACAACTTCAAGCTGGCACCGTCTCTGACGCTGGGTTGCGGCTCATGGGGTGGTAACTCCATCTCTGAAAACGTTGGTCCGAAACACCTGATCAACAAGAAAACCGTTGCTAAGCGAGCTGAAAACATGTTGTGGCATAAACTTCCGAAATCTATCTACTTCCGTCGCGGCTCACTGCCGATTGCGCTGGATGAAGTGATTACTGATGGTCACAAACGCGCCATGATCGTGACTGACCGCTTCCTGTTTAACAACGGCTACGCCGATCAGATCACCTCTGTGCTGAAAGCTGCTGGCGTTGAAACTGAAGTGTTCTTTGAAGTCGAAGCTGACCCGACCCTGAGCGTAGTTCGCAAAGGCGCCGAGCTGATGAACTCCTTTAAACCGGACGTTATCATCGCGCTGGGCGGCGGCTCCCCGATGGATGCTGCGAAAATCATGTGGGTCATGTATGAGCACCCGGAAACCCACTTCGAAGAACTGGCGCTGCGCTTTATGGATATCCGTAAACGTATCTACAAGTTCCCGAAAATGGGCGTGAAAGCGAAAATGATCGCTGTTACCACCACCTCCGGTACCGGTTCTGAAGTGACCCCGTTTGCGGTGGTTACCGACGACGAAACCGGCCAGAAATATCCGCTGGCGGACTACGCGCTGACCCCGGATATGGCGATTGTCGACGCCAACCTGGTGATGGATATGCCGAAATCGCTCTGCGCGTTCGGTGGTCTGGATGCGGTAACCCACGCGCTGGAAGCTTACGTTTCTGTACTGGCGTCTGAATTCTCCGATGGCCAGGCGCTGCAGGCTCTGAAACTGCTGAAAGAAAACCTGCCGGCGTCCTACCATGAAGGTTCGAAAAACCCGGTTGCGCGTGAACGTGTTCACAGTGCCGCGACCATCGCCGGTATCGCGTTTGCGAACGCCTTCCTGGGCGTGTGCCACTCCATGGCGCATAAACTGGGTTCGCAGTTCCATATTCCGCACGGTCTGGCGAACGCCCTGCTGATCTCCAACGTTATCCGCTATAACGCGAACGATAACCCGACCAAGCAGACCGCTTTCAGCCAGTACGACCGTCCGCAAGCGCGCCGTCGTTATGCTGAAGTTGCCGACCACCTGGGTCTCTCTGCTCCGGGCGACCGTACCGCCGCGAAAATTGAGAAACTGCTGGCATGGCTGGAAAGCATCAAAGCAGAGCTGGGTATTCCGAAATCTATCCGCGAAGCAGGCGTTCAGGAAGCTGACTTCCTGGCCAATGTCGATAAGCTGTCTGAAGATGCCTTCGATGACCAGTGTACTGGCGCTAACCCGCGCTATCCGCTGATTTCCGAGCTGAAACAGATCCTGCTGGATAGCTTCTACGGCCGTGAGTACAAAGAAGGCGTTGAAACAGTTCAGGCCGAAGCCGCACCTGCTGTAAAAGCTGACAAAAAAGCGAAGAAAACCGTTTAA
- the hns gene encoding DNA-binding protein H-NS, with amino-acid sequence MSEALKILNNIRTLRAQARECTLETLEEMLEKLEVVVNERREEESAAAAEIEERTRKLQQYREMLIADGIDPNELLNSMSAAKTGTKAKRAARPAKYRYTDENGESKTWTGQGRTPAVIKKAIDEQGKQLDDFLIKD; translated from the coding sequence ATGAGCGAAGCACTTAAAATTCTGAACAACATCCGTACTCTTCGTGCACAGGCGAGAGAATGTACTCTGGAAACTCTGGAAGAGATGCTGGAGAAATTAGAAGTGGTTGTAAATGAGCGCCGTGAAGAAGAAAGCGCCGCCGCTGCGGAAATCGAAGAACGTACCCGTAAATTACAGCAGTACCGTGAAATGCTGATTGCTGACGGTATTGACCCGAATGAATTGCTGAACAGCATGTCTGCCGCTAAAACCGGTACTAAAGCTAAACGTGCTGCACGCCCGGCTAAATATCGTTATACCGACGAAAACGGCGAAAGCAAAACCTGGACTGGCCAGGGCCGTACGCCTGCTGTGATCAAAAAAGCGATCGACGAGCAGGGTAAACAGCTGGACGATTTCCTGATCAAGGATTAA
- the ychE gene encoding UPF0056 membrane protein yhcE, with protein sequence MTLRTPSPYQSAELPLNSMLFDLPTFFKFFIGLFALVNPVGIIPVFISMTSYQTAAARNKTNLTANLSVAIILWTSLFLGDAILQVFGISIDSFRIAGGILVVTIAMSMISGKLGEDKQNKQEKSETAIRESIGVVPLALPLMAGPGAISSTIVWGTRFHSWQYMLGFTLAIALFAACCWGVFRLAPWLVRLLGQTGINVITRIMGLLLMALGIEFIVTGIKALFPGLVS encoded by the coding sequence ATTACATTACGCACGCCGTCGCCCTACCAATCTGCGGAGCTTCCCTTGAATTCTATGCTGTTTGATTTGCCTACATTTTTTAAATTTTTTATCGGTTTGTTCGCGCTGGTAAACCCGGTGGGCATCATTCCTGTCTTTATTAGTATGACCAGCTATCAGACGGCGGCCGCGCGCAATAAAACCAACCTGACTGCCAACCTCTCGGTCGCCATTATTCTCTGGACGTCACTTTTTTTGGGCGACGCCATCTTGCAGGTGTTCGGCATCTCGATTGACTCCTTCCGGATCGCAGGCGGGATTCTGGTCGTTACCATCGCGATGTCGATGATTAGCGGAAAACTCGGCGAGGATAAACAGAATAAGCAGGAGAAGTCAGAAACCGCGATTCGCGAAAGCATTGGCGTGGTGCCGCTGGCGTTGCCGCTCATGGCGGGGCCAGGGGCTATTAGCTCGACGATCGTCTGGGGCACTCGCTTTCACAGCTGGCAGTATATGCTGGGCTTTACCCTAGCGATTGCGCTTTTCGCCGCCTGTTGCTGGGGCGTGTTCCGCCTGGCGCCATGGCTGGTTCGTCTGCTGGGTCAGACTGGCATCAACGTCATCACCCGTATCATGGGCCTGTTGCTGATGGCCCTGGGCATTGAATTTATTGTGACGGGGATTAAAGCGCTCTTTCCGGGCCTGGTAAGTTAG
- a CDS encoding Uncharacterized 37.6 kDa protein in cld 5'region encodes MKFLVTGAAGFIGFHVSERLLAAGHQVIGIDNLNDYYDVNLKLARLNLLKQHSAFHFEKIDLADRQAMETLFAQHQPQRVIHLAAQAGVRYSLENPHAYADANLTGHLNVLEGCRHHKVEHLLYASSSSVYGLNRKMPFSTDDSVDHPVSLYAATKKANELMSHTYSHLYGLPTTGLRFFTVYGPWGRPDMALFKFTQAIVKGSSIDVYNHGQMRRDFTYIDDIAEAIVRLQDVIPQADPQWTVENGSPATSSAPYRVYNIGNSSPVALMDYISALEKALGKEAQKNMLPMQPGDVLETSADTSALYKVIGFKPQTSVEEGVKRFVEWYKGFYNVEG; translated from the coding sequence ATGAAATTTCTGGTTACCGGCGCAGCAGGCTTTATTGGTTTTCATGTTAGCGAACGTCTGCTGGCAGCCGGTCACCAGGTTATCGGTATCGATAACCTGAATGATTATTATGACGTCAACCTCAAACTCGCCCGCCTCAATCTTCTTAAACAACATAGCGCCTTTCATTTCGAAAAAATTGATCTGGCAGATCGCCAGGCGATGGAAACGTTATTTGCTCAGCACCAGCCGCAACGCGTCATTCATCTGGCTGCGCAGGCAGGCGTGCGTTATTCGCTGGAAAATCCTCACGCTTATGCGGATGCCAACCTGACGGGGCATTTAAACGTGCTGGAAGGGTGTCGTCACCATAAAGTTGAGCATTTATTATACGCGTCTTCCAGTTCCGTTTACGGGCTGAACCGTAAAATGCCTTTTTCCACCGACGATTCTGTCGATCATCCGGTCTCTTTATATGCGGCTACGAAAAAAGCCAATGAGCTGATGTCGCATACTTATTCGCATTTGTATGGTCTGCCGACAACAGGGCTGCGCTTTTTCACCGTATATGGCCCCTGGGGTCGTCCGGATATGGCGTTGTTTAAATTTACCCAGGCAATTGTCAAAGGCAGCAGCATTGACGTTTATAATCACGGCCAGATGCGACGCGATTTTACTTATATCGACGATATTGCTGAGGCGATTGTCCGTTTGCAGGATGTCATTCCGCAGGCTGATCCGCAATGGACGGTGGAAAACGGCTCTCCGGCCACCAGCTCAGCACCATATCGTGTTTATAATATCGGCAACAGTTCTCCCGTTGCGTTAATGGATTATATTTCCGCTCTCGAAAAAGCCCTTGGCAAAGAAGCGCAGAAAAATATGCTGCCGATGCAGCCGGGTGATGTGCTCGAAACGAGTGCTGATACGTCCGCGCTGTATAAAGTTATTGGCTTTAAGCCGCAGACCTCGGTAGAAGAGGGCGTTAAACGCTTTGTAGAGTGGTATAAAGGGTTTTATAACGTTGAAGGGTAA
- the oppC gene encoding Oligopeptide transport system permease protein oppC, which produces MTLEHAMMLSKKNSEALENFSEKLEVEGRSLWQDARRRFMHNRAAVASLIVLVLIALFVTLAPMLSQFSYFDTDWGMMSSPPDTESGHWFGTDSSGRDLLVRVAIGGRISLMVGVAAALVAVIVGTLYGSLSGYLGGKVDSVMMRLLEILNSFPFMFFVILLVTFFGQNILLIFVAIGMVSWLDMARIVRGQTLSLKRKEFIEAAQVGGVSTANIVVRHIVPNVLGVVVVYASLLVPSMILFESFLSFLGLGTQEPLSSWGALLSDGANSMEVSPWLLLFPAGFLVVTLFCFNFIGDGLRDALDPKDR; this is translated from the coding sequence CTGACACTGGAGCACGCCATGATGTTGAGTAAGAAAAACAGCGAGGCGCTGGAAAACTTCAGTGAAAAACTGGAAGTAGAAGGACGTAGCCTGTGGCAGGACGCCCGCCGTCGCTTTATGCATAACCGCGCGGCGGTCGCGAGTTTGATTGTTCTGGTGCTGATTGCGCTGTTCGTGACCCTTGCGCCGATGCTGTCGCAGTTCAGTTACTTCGATACCGACTGGGGCATGATGTCGAGCCCGCCGGATACCGAATCCGGCCACTGGTTCGGCACCGACTCTTCCGGGCGCGATCTGCTGGTGCGCGTCGCGATTGGCGGGCGTATCTCGCTGATGGTCGGCGTCGCGGCGGCGCTGGTGGCGGTGATTGTCGGCACGCTTTACGGTTCGCTTTCCGGCTATCTCGGCGGCAAAGTGGATTCGGTCATGATGCGTCTGCTGGAGATCCTCAACTCCTTCCCGTTCATGTTCTTCGTGATTCTGCTGGTGACCTTTTTTGGTCAAAATATCCTGCTGATTTTCGTCGCTATCGGGATGGTTTCCTGGCTTGATATGGCGCGTATCGTTCGCGGTCAGACGCTGAGCCTGAAACGTAAAGAGTTCATCGAGGCAGCCCAGGTGGGCGGCGTGTCGACGGCAAATATCGTGGTGCGTCATATCGTACCAAACGTGCTGGGCGTGGTGGTGGTTTACGCCTCCCTGCTGGTGCCAAGCATGATCCTTTTTGAATCTTTCTTAAGCTTCCTCGGCCTCGGTACGCAGGAGCCGCTTAGCTCCTGGGGCGCGCTGCTGAGCGATGGCGCCAACTCGATGGAAGTATCGCCCTGGCTGCTGCTCTTCCCGGCGGGTTTCCTGGTGGTCACCCTGTTTTGTTTTAACTTTATCGGCGATGGCCTGCGTGATGCCCTCGACCCGAAAGATCGTTAA
- the tdk gene encoding Thymidine kinase, producing MAQLYFYYSAMNAGKSTALLQSSYNYQERGMRTLVYTAEIDDRFGAGKVSSRIGLSSPARLYNAQTSLFEDIRDAHQEAPVHCVLVDESQFLTREQVYALSEVVDKLDIPVLCYGLRTDFRGELFGGSQYLLAWSDKLVELKTVCFCGRKAGMVLRLDHEGRPYNEGEQVVIGGNERYVSVCRKHYKEALEKGSLKAVQGH from the coding sequence ATGGCGCAACTTTATTTTTACTATTCAGCAATGAATGCTGGTAAATCGACAGCATTACTCCAGTCGTCATATAACTACCAGGAAAGGGGAATGCGCACGCTGGTTTATACGGCGGAAATTGACGATCGTTTTGGCGCCGGGAAGGTGAGTTCCCGTATAGGATTATCCTCGCCCGCGCGGCTTTATAATGCTCAGACATCTTTATTCGAAGATATTCGCGACGCCCACCAGGAGGCCCCGGTTCATTGCGTACTGGTGGATGAAAGCCAGTTTTTAACGCGTGAGCAGGTTTATGCGCTGTCTGAAGTGGTCGATAAGCTGGATATTCCCGTGCTCTGTTATGGCCTGCGTACTGATTTTCGTGGCGAACTCTTTGGAGGCAGTCAGTATCTGCTGGCGTGGTCGGATAAACTGGTGGAACTGAAAACCGTCTGTTTTTGCGGTCGTAAGGCGGGCATGGTGCTTCGTCTTGACCATGAAGGCCGGCCTTATAATGAAGGTGAACAAGTCGTCATTGGCGGGAATGAACGTTATGTGTCGGTGTGTCGTAAGCATTATAAAGAAGCGCTTGAGAAGGGCTCTTTAAAGGCCGTACAGGGGCATTAA